The Tissierella sp. genome includes the window GTTAAGTGGATTGCTTAGAAATAAGATGGTATCTTTATCCCATAAAAACTTGCCCCTTGCAATGTTTCTAGAGGTAGGAGATTTGGGATATCCAGCATGGAGCGGCAGTACTACAAAAGCGGCCTCAAATGCAGATATAAAATCCTCTCTGGGACTTGGCATTGTGCGATTTACAGAACAACCTGAACCACCAATCGTAAGTGCATATGATTATGAATATAGAGTAAATACAGAGGTAATTACTTCCGTTATGATTAGTGGAGGACAGTCCGATCCTGACAGACCCACTCGTGTAAGCTTTATTATTGATGGAAGAACTTATAATGTTGGGAATGTATATTACCCAAGTGGCGACTCTCAGCTTGCATGGGTGAAGTGGACAACTCCTGATACGGAACAAGATATGGTAATTGATGTAATAGTGAATGGACCAGGTAGTACTAGTAAATCAATTATCAATGTTAGGATTGTTGATTTAGATAAAAATCCACCACCAAATCCTGTAGCAGATGATAGAAATGACTCTTTTTCTCATTCCTCTGTTCCAAACAGAGAAGAAAAAATAAATGCAAATTGGAGCATATGGAGTCCTTGGTGGCGGGCATATTGGGTGTGGCATAGTACAGGAGAGGACTCAGGTTATTGGTGTGACCATGGTTGGTGGGAGTTTGATCTTGACCAATATACAGCGAGGCTTTCTAGTGATATGAGTATTAAAAACGATAGTAAAAACCCTACTGCAAGTGGAAGTGTTTTTAAAAGTGGATATGGGATTAATCAAACATTGACTGCAAATGTGAGCAGTAATCAAAGCTCGGCTATAACCTATGCCCAAAATGCTGTTTCCTATTTTCCGGAATTTCGCTATGAAACCTATTGGAGATTGTTAGAACGTGTTTCAAGTGGTTCGAATGCTAGGTTTGAGTTTAAGAAAAACAATTATTCTACTTATAAGAATCGAACTCATTTTACTCCAATATGGATGCCAGACGGTGAATATACAGTAAGCACTTGGCTAATAGATGCATGGACACCTGATGGAATGCTCTCAGCGAATCTTACAGACACATTAACAATAAAGGGGAATTTGTGGCAGGATTGGCACATTGCACCCTTAAACCCTTAAATAATATAGAAAAAGAAAGGTGGATTTCATGAAGACAAATAAGATAATAGCACTAACTATGTGCTTGGTGCTGATTGGCATATTGATGTTTAGCACTACAGTATTAGCTTCAGGTACAGGAGATGTAGCAGGGGCAATTGAAGATACTTGGAGCGATGCATCAGGACAAATAAAAACGGTTGTGAATAAGGTTGTATTCCCTGCAATTGACCTTGTTTTGGCAGTGTTCTTCTTTGCAAAACTTGGTACTGCTTATTTTGACTATAGAAAGCATGGGCAGTTTGAATGGGCAGCACCTGCAATCCTGTTTGCCTGTTTGGTATTTACGCTAACTGCACCAGCATATATTTGGACGATACTTGGAATGTAATGAAAAAAAGCAGACTGAATTCGTATGAATGACGGGTTCAGTCCGCTCTATAAATTGGAATTTGTAGCCTCGTAATATATGCTCGTAATAGACAGTGCGATTCACTTTTTTGTTTTTATATGTAATATGAGAGATAATATCAAGCATATTGCAGTTGGAGGCAAAAACAATACGCTGTGAATTAGAGCATCAAGATCAGCCCCCGTAGAAGCATAGGGGTTATACTCTTGAATATTGTAAATATAAAATATCCCTCCGAAATAACACATTAATAGTACGATCCCAATTCCAAATAAAATTCTTGGCTTAATATTTTTTTTAATTTTAGACCTCATTTAGTAACCTCCTGCACAAAATATAGATAATTCTTGATTAAAATCTGATCGATAAATTCAAATTTATTTGTTTCTCAACATTCGCTTTTTTAATAGCCAAGAAAAAATATATGCTATGGCAGTAAAGAAAATAACAACAACTAATTGCATGGGTATTGATATTCTCCAAAATATAGAACTTTCAGGGACGGTTAATAGATCAGGCATAACCAATAGGCTATATATTATTGATAGTCCTGTTGAGATAATTGGAGAAATCCAGAGTACTTTCCTCTTTAGAAAAAACATCAATAGAACTGATGTAATTGGAAAAATAAAAAAGATTAATACTTGCCACGAATCCATAAATACCTCCTGTGTATTGATAATTTAATCAAATTCCTGTTTGCTGTTATAATACCACATTCTATTGGCACTTTCAATCAGTTATGCTGATTAGTTTGTGGCTAGCAGGTACTCAGTTTTTAATAAGTTAGAAAAGTATCATCTTATTTTGTACATCCAGTAGTATGATGTGTTTTTTTATTTCAAAGAAAGGAGGCGATAAAAATGTTTATTTGGGATTTTCTCTTGGGTGATGTAATGGATCAAATCATCGATTGGTTTTATGGTCAGCTTGTAGGCTTTCTTGCAGATTTCTTTGCCCAAATGGGAAATATGGGAGTAGAACTTTTTGAGATGAGCTGGGTTCAATCAATCGTTTTGTTCTTCTCTTACCTTGCTTGGTCACTCTATGGAACAGGACTTGTAGTGTCCTGCTTTGAAACGGGAATTGAGTATCAATATGGTAGGGGTAACATGAAAGATGCTGCTTTAAATGCAATTAAAGGATTTATGGCAGTCAGCCTTTTTACTACAGTGCCTATAGAACTATTTAAGCTCTCGGTCAATTTACAAGCAAGTTTAACCGCTGGTATCACAGGATATGGAAGTGGAATCGGAGAACTGGCAACATCTATTATTGGAGAGTTAAATAATGTGGGTGATATTACAAACATAGGTGGTTCAGGTATATTCGGTGGCATTTCTATGATAACAAGTCCATTTATGGCTCTATTTATTATTATCCTAATGGGTTATGCAGTAATTAAAGTGTTTTTTGCAAACCTAAAAAGGGGAGGGATTCTACTTATACAGATAGCAGTTGGAAGCCTATATATGTTTTCTGTTCCTCGTGGTTATATTGATGGCTTTATTCTGTGGTGCAAGCAGATAATCGGTCTATGCCTTACCACATTTCTTCAGGCAACTATATTAACTGCAGGACTTATGGTAGTAAAAGATCATGCACTACTCGGATTAGGATTAATGCTATCAGCAGGAGAAGTACCACGGATTGCTGGAGCATTTGGACTTGATACATCCACTCGTGCCAATGTAATGAGTGCAGTTTATACAGCACAGGCAGCTGTAAACACAACTAAAACTATAGTACAAGCAGTACCAAAATAAAAATAGAAAGAGAGGATTTAATGAAACTAATATATGTTGCATCTCCATATAAAGGAGATATAAAAAAGAATATAGAATATGCTAAACAGGCTTGCCGATATGTATTAAACGAAGGCAATGCCTTTTTTTGTCCCCATCTTCTCTACCCCCAGATTTTAGATGATAATAATCCAGAAGAAAGAAGATTGGGAATCAACATAGGAAAAGAATTCTTGGCAAAATGCGATGAACTATGGGCATTTGGCGGCAATATTTCTCAAGGAATGTTTGAGGAGATTGAATTTGCTAGAGTGATAGGCATTCCTATAAAAAGAATTATGAAACTAGATTTTGAAATAAAAAAAGAGGCTCTATTTTGTATGAGGATGGATAGATGATTACCTTGGGGAGTCTTTTCGATGGGATTGGAGGATTTCCCCTTGCTGCTGTCCATAATGGAATTACTCCCATATGGGCAAGCGAAATTGAATCTTTTCCCATTGAGGTGACTAAAATACGCTTCCCCGATATGCTCCATGTTGGTGATATTACAAAATTAAAAGGAGAAGATCTACCCTCTGTTGATATTATAACAGGTGGTTCACCATGCCAAGATTTATCTGTTGCAGGTGCAAGGGCAGGGTTTGCTGGTGAACGTTCAGGATTATTTATGGAGCAGATAAGAATAACAAAGGAAATGAGGTGGGCAAATGCAAGAAGAGGAAAGGCAAATCACCTTATCAGACCTCGATACTTCGTTTGGGAAAATGTCCCCGGAGCATTCTCAAGTACAAACGGAGAAGACTTCCATGCGGTCCTTGAAGAAACCACAAGAATTGCAGACAGCAGCGTATCTATACCTAGACCTCCGGGAGGGATATGGAAATCTGTTGGGTGCATATTGGGATATGAATTCACCATTGCTTGGAGAGTTCTCGATGCTCAATACTGGGGTGTCCCCCAAAGACGTAAAAGAATCTTTCTTGTCGCAGATTTTGGAGGACACACCGCACCCAAAATATTATTTGAGCAAGACAGCTTGTTTGGGAATACTTAGAAGAGCTAGAGCAAGAGGAAAGGAACTGCCTAAACAATTAAAAATAGCTTTAGAAATTCAAGGAGAAGCTGAAGGAATAGAGGAAGATTCCAATGACAATATGATTACTGAATATAAAGCATATCATATCAATCAACGAAATGAGGGTATCGACTTAAATGGAATTTCAGGAGCCTTGATGGCAACTCAAAATATGCAGATGCAGACATTTGTCACAGAACCTATGCTATGTCTAAATGATCAGGGTGGTGACCGAATGGATATAACAGAGAATATTACTTCAACACTAAGGGCTAGTATGGGAGGAAATCAACCTATCGTCATAGCAACACAGCAAGGTGGTGCAGAGATATGCTTTGACCTTTGTCCTACTATTACATCAGCATCAGGAACAAGTGGCAATAATCAACCTGTTCTATTCGATAATCATGCAAAAGACTGTAGATATAATGGACCCCTTGATGTAGCTCCAACAATAGCAGCCACCTATGGAACAGGAGGAAATAATGTACCATTAGTATCAAAACCAATTGATTCAGACAGTTATTGTATTGCGGGAAATACGATTGATAGACAAGATCATAACGGTGGAAATGGATGTGGATTTCAAGAGAATATAAGTTATACTCTTACTACAAGTGATATTCATGCAGTTTGTTTTCCAGCTAAAACTTATCAAGATACAGTAGGAGCATTATGTGGAAGCGATGAAAAAGGCATTGGTAATCAATATGTCAGTCAAGGCAAATGTATAGTAGATAATGAAAAGATGATGTTTGGACAATCAGAATTTGCTAATTACAAAGTAGGTTGTGCAACACTCCGAGCAGAGGGTGGAGATAATGGAGGAGGAAGTGAAAACCTTGTAACTACTAAGAATCTTGTACGCAGACTAACACCAATGGAATGCGAAAGACTTCAAGGATTTCCCGATGGGTGGACTAAAATAGAAAAATCATCCGATAGTGCAAGATATAAGGCATTAGGTAATAGTGTAGCAATCCCATGTGTAGATTTTATAATGCAAGGGATTGCTTATTTTTTAAAGAAATTTAAGGAAGAAGCGGAGGAATAGACAGTGTATATGTATCCTGATAATTTAAAGGCTAAAGCAACCCTATGGCTATGGGAGTTAAAAGTCATTGGCATCATTGGAGTAGGGCTTCTTATTTCTGTATTTGCGTTAGCACAGCTTGGATTTATGCCACCTATTGTAATAACGGCAGTATATGCCTTTTTAACTATACAATTTGAAGACACAAGCATACTAAATTTTATTCGTTATGCCTGTGCCTTTTTTCTTTTAAAGCAGCAGATGTTTGAATGGAGGTTATAAGATTGAGTAGAAAACAGAAACAAAAAGAAAGACAAAAAAAGTCTACGAGAGAGCTAGTTGGTATTGATGAAATCACAGATTATAGTATTAAAACTCCCTATGGAGAGCTAGTATATTTTATGATTCATCCAACTAATATATCAGTATTATCTAATGAGAGTGTAAGTGCTAGAATCTATGCACTTATGACAGTATTAAAAGGAATTGCCGAAATTGAAATGCTTTGTCTAAATTCAAAGGAAAACTTTGAGGATAATAAGCAGTATCTAAAAAGAAGAATGGAGATGGAGCAAAATCCTGTTATAAGAAAACTACTACAGCAAGATAGTACCAATCTTGATAGAATGCAGGTACAGATGGCTACTGCTCGTGAGTTTTTAATTATAATACGACTTAAAAATGAAAAAGAATCCAATGTATTTCCTTATCTTTCAAGGATTGAAAAGAGCTTAAAAGACCAAGGATTTGCAACTAGAAGAGCAGATAATACAGATATTAAAAGACTTCTTGGAGTTTATTATGAGCAGAATGTAACAACGGAAAGGTATGAGGACTATGATGGTGAGCGATGGGTGGTATTTGGAGATGTGTAAATGTTAATAAAGTGTAAGTTTATTTGATAGAATGGATGTGCTATAATATGTATAAATAGGAATTTGGGAGTGGAATAATATGAAGAAAAAATCTATTATCATATTAGTTTTTGTAATTTTAGTTGCTGTGGCTTGGATAATCGGCAGTGGTTTTATTAAGAGAAAAAATGTATATTTGGTGGATTACTCTTTGTCTGA containing:
- a CDS encoding DUF3852 domain-containing protein, encoding MKTNKIIALTMCLVLIGILMFSTTVLASGTGDVAGAIEDTWSDASGQIKTVVNKVVFPAIDLVLAVFFFAKLGTAYFDYRKHGQFEWAAPAILFACLVFTLTAPAYIWTILGM
- a CDS encoding conjugal transfer protein TrbL family protein, coding for MFIWDFLLGDVMDQIIDWFYGQLVGFLADFFAQMGNMGVELFEMSWVQSIVLFFSYLAWSLYGTGLVVSCFETGIEYQYGRGNMKDAALNAIKGFMAVSLFTTVPIELFKLSVNLQASLTAGITGYGSGIGELATSIIGELNNVGDITNIGGSGIFGGISMITSPFMALFIIILMGYAVIKVFFANLKRGGILLIQIAVGSLYMFSVPRGYIDGFILWCKQIIGLCLTTFLQATILTAGLMVVKDHALLGLGLMLSAGEVPRIAGAFGLDTSTRANVMSAVYTAQAAVNTTKTIVQAVPK
- a CDS encoding DUF4406 domain-containing protein, with translation MKLIYVASPYKGDIKKNIEYAKQACRYVLNEGNAFFCPHLLYPQILDDNNPEERRLGINIGKEFLAKCDELWAFGGNISQGMFEEIEFARVIGIPIKRIMKLDFEIKKEALFCMRMDR
- a CDS encoding DNA cytosine methyltransferase, which codes for MITLGSLFDGIGGFPLAAVHNGITPIWASEIESFPIEVTKIRFPDMLHVGDITKLKGEDLPSVDIITGGSPCQDLSVAGARAGFAGERSGLFMEQIRITKEMRWANARRGKANHLIRPRYFVWENVPGAFSSTNGEDFHAVLEETTRIADSSVSIPRPPGGIWKSVGCILGYEFTIAWRVLDAQYWGVPQRRKRIFLVADFGGHTAPKILFEQDSLFGNT
- a CDS encoding DNA cytosine methyltransferase, which codes for MSKTACLGILRRARARGKELPKQLKIALEIQGEAEGIEEDSNDNMITEYKAYHINQRNEGIDLNGISGALMATQNMQMQTFVTEPMLCLNDQGGDRMDITENITSTLRASMGGNQPIVIATQQGGAEICFDLCPTITSASGTSGNNQPVLFDNHAKDCRYNGPLDVAPTIAATYGTGGNNVPLVSKPIDSDSYCIAGNTIDRQDHNGGNGCGFQENISYTLTTSDIHAVCFPAKTYQDTVGALCGSDEKGIGNQYVSQGKCIVDNEKMMFGQSEFANYKVGCATLRAEGGDNGGGSENLVTTKNLVRRLTPMECERLQGFPDGWTKIEKSSDSARYKALGNSVAIPCVDFIMQGIAYFLKKFKEEAEE